In the Pyrolobus fumarii 1A genome, one interval contains:
- a CDS encoding argininosuccinate synthase, protein MRVVVAYSGGLDTSAIVAMLAREGHEVITVTVDVGQEEELKGVEERAYKLGATKHYTIDAKREFVENYAWPAVKANALYEGKYPLGTALARPLIAKIVAEIAKREGADAVAHGCTSKGNDQVRFDLSLQAYAPDIKIIAPVREKSLTREKALQLLRDAGVEPPKAHKKYSIDENLWSRSIEGSELDDPRVEPPEEAFAWTVDPRKAPNEPLYVEIEFEKGIPIRVNGEKMDPVKLVQTLNVMLGSHGYGRIDHIESRVVGFKSREVYEAPAALALIEAHRDLEKLVLTPRELRFKRLADDTWTDLVYQGLWIEPLREELQRFIDEVNRWVTGSVKLKVYKGSLWVVGRWSPYAAYSEELVDYNKGWYPSDEEARGFIRLWGLHSLTAWHARRMSH, encoded by the coding sequence GTGAGGGTCGTCGTCGCGTACTCTGGGGGTTTGGATACATCCGCGATAGTCGCAATGCTTGCACGAGAAGGGCACGAGGTGATAACGGTCACAGTCGATGTTGGCCAAGAGGAGGAGTTGAAAGGAGTCGAAGAGAGGGCCTACAAGCTTGGAGCAACCAAGCACTATACTATAGACGCCAAGAGAGAGTTCGTCGAGAACTATGCATGGCCTGCGGTTAAGGCTAACGCGTTGTATGAGGGTAAGTACCCTCTGGGCACTGCACTTGCACGCCCCCTAATTGCCAAGATTGTCGCCGAGATAGCTAAGCGTGAAGGAGCGGACGCTGTTGCCCACGGGTGCACCTCCAAGGGTAATGACCAGGTGCGTTTCGATCTCAGCCTTCAGGCTTACGCACCAGACATCAAGATAATCGCACCGGTACGCGAGAAGAGCCTCACTAGAGAGAAGGCCCTCCAGTTGCTACGGGATGCGGGGGTCGAGCCCCCGAAGGCTCACAAGAAGTACAGTATTGACGAGAACCTCTGGAGTAGGAGCATTGAAGGCAGCGAGCTTGACGACCCCCGCGTCGAGCCGCCGGAAGAGGCGTTCGCGTGGACCGTCGATCCTAGGAAGGCGCCGAACGAGCCTCTCTACGTAGAGATCGAGTTCGAGAAGGGTATCCCGATTAGAGTGAACGGCGAGAAAATGGACCCTGTGAAACTAGTCCAGACGCTCAATGTAATGCTGGGCTCGCACGGCTATGGTAGGATAGACCATATTGAGAGCCGCGTGGTTGGCTTCAAGTCTAGGGAGGTTTACGAGGCACCCGCTGCACTAGCATTGATAGAGGCTCACCGCGACCTAGAGAAGCTTGTACTGACTCCGCGCGAGCTGCGCTTCAAGAGGCTCGCAGACGATACTTGGACCGATCTCGTCTATCAGGGTCTCTGGATAGAGCCTCTACGTGAGGAGCTACAGAGGTTCATAGATGAGGTCAACCGCTGGGTGACGGGCTCTGTCAAGCTCAAGGTGTACAAGGGTAGCCTCTGGGTAGTTGGTAGGTGGAGCCCCTACGCGGCTTACAGCGAGGAGCTAGTCGATTACAACAAGGGATGGTACCCGAGCGACGAGGAAGCTCGCGGCTTCATACGCCTGTGGGGCCTCCACTCGCTCACCGCATGGCACGCGAGGAGGATGTCGCATTGA
- a CDS encoding lyase family protein: protein MRTVYREGMKVSKLVQDYISSTPHDHMIAHDVVKVALIHVAILAEHNLLDKSNACKLANALQGLLKKPEQLLEAMKGYEDIHEALEAVLEDKAGREAARSFPLGRSRNDHVAAALRLWTARMLTQIHCEGVELAKTILKKAEEWLDTLFPIHTHFQPAQVGTAGHWIHSYLEPILDALSLIETVFNIAWKSPLGSGPGAGTTLPIDRRRYPQPPVLNTLYATGSRLFANAAIAAVAVLMIELSRLAADVVLLSHPSIRVLVPPEHHVSTSSAMPHKRNPVSAEIARARAARVAGLLAAALGVNHGLPHGYNLDLQEENPVLYQALTETLETLRVFRDLVEGLEVDGNAVRRMIEGGAVLTSLEEAERLAVNSGTPFRDAYMMVADMVRRSEGSLKPLEPQELYKLRVSLGAAGEGLQEALRESQNLLNQRASACTRLVRLLDELDAWIESRVKELCR, encoded by the coding sequence GTGAGGACTGTCTACCGGGAGGGTATGAAAGTATCAAAGCTTGTACAAGACTATATCAGCAGCACTCCACACGATCATATGATCGCACACGATGTCGTCAAGGTTGCTCTTATACACGTGGCGATACTAGCCGAGCACAACCTGCTGGACAAGAGCAACGCATGCAAACTCGCCAATGCACTCCAAGGCCTCTTGAAGAAGCCAGAGCAACTATTAGAGGCCATGAAGGGATACGAGGATATACACGAAGCTCTCGAGGCCGTATTGGAGGACAAGGCTGGTAGAGAGGCTGCTAGGAGCTTCCCGCTCGGCCGAAGCAGGAACGATCATGTTGCGGCAGCACTCCGCCTATGGACCGCGAGGATGCTCACACAGATACACTGTGAGGGTGTAGAGCTGGCAAAGACTATATTGAAGAAGGCTGAAGAGTGGCTTGACACCCTCTTCCCGATTCACACTCATTTCCAGCCTGCCCAGGTGGGCACAGCTGGACACTGGATACACTCCTACCTAGAGCCAATCCTAGACGCACTCAGCCTTATCGAGACCGTGTTTAACATCGCCTGGAAGTCCCCGCTAGGCTCGGGTCCAGGCGCTGGCACCACACTCCCTATTGACAGGCGCCGCTATCCTCAACCACCCGTACTTAACACGCTATACGCGACAGGCTCGAGACTCTTCGCGAACGCCGCTATAGCAGCCGTAGCCGTGCTTATGATCGAGCTTTCAAGACTAGCCGCTGACGTAGTGCTCCTAAGTCATCCGTCGATAAGGGTGCTCGTGCCTCCGGAGCACCACGTCTCAACTAGTAGCGCGATGCCACACAAGAGGAATCCCGTTAGTGCCGAGATAGCGCGGGCTAGAGCTGCTAGGGTCGCTGGTCTACTGGCCGCTGCTCTCGGTGTTAATCACGGCCTGCCTCACGGGTATAACCTTGATCTTCAGGAGGAGAACCCGGTGTTGTACCAGGCTCTGACCGAGACTCTTGAGACCTTGAGGGTGTTCAGGGATCTCGTGGAGGGTTTGGAGGTTGATGGCAACGCTGTCAGGAGGATGATTGAGGGTGGCGCAGTCCTCACTAGCCTTGAGGAGGCTGAGAGGCTCGCAGTGAACAGTGGCACGCCGTTCCGCGACGCCTACATGATGGTTGCGGACATGGTGCGTCGCAGCGAGGGAAGCCTTAAACCCCTTGAGCCGCAAGAGCTGTACAAGCTAAGGGTGTCGTTGGGAGCGGCTGGAGAAGGTTTACAAGAGGCGCTGAGAGAATCGCAAAACCTCCTTAACCAGAGAGCATCTGCATGCACCCGCCTTGTACGCCTCCTCGACGAGCTTGATGCATGGATAGAGTCTAGGGTGAAGGAGCTATGCCGGTAG